A window of Diadema setosum chromosome 2, eeDiaSeto1, whole genome shotgun sequence contains these coding sequences:
- the LOC140244187 gene encoding cytochrome P450 1A1-like, with translation MTGILHAQMLAAGISTNVVAVTLGVVVAYALSSVIQLLRRQRQLPPGPWGWPVVGHLFSLGSRPDLTFQKLSERFGRVFSLKIGTRLVVVISDPDVVREAFLRQGAVTSGRIQHQWGLLAFGEQDEWRIVSNEGPTWKLIRKIIGPALRDIGPSGSKLESIMLEEVDHLLEVLDAHADRMEGFDPSDHVMMAASNVMCSLLHGSRFDYNDEMFCHILKAAKVIVGCPGNRFLMNIFPFMYYTEPWRPLRESGAFLRKQMLNFVERAKEHGASGEEVSSLTRNILNELQSTSEGDVADASIVEEKGMWRMLLDLILAGSDTTACTIRWSLVIMAFYPDVQRKVHDELDLKIGAKKTLTQHDRTKTPYVVATLLEVIRLRPLGPLGIPHLTSRETRLGDYLIPKGTTLYANFMAMNHSEAFWDEPESCRPERFLDKGTGCVLKAHPAFMPFGRYRIEFPPGNKPDELDDGVFEDIILHPRQCKLVIRRR, from the exons ATGACAGGCATCCTACATGCTCAAATGCTGGCCGCCGGCATCTCGACGAATGTTGTTGCCGTTACTTTGGGCGTGGTTGTCGCCTACGCGCTGTCTTCAGTGATTCAACTACTGCGCCGCCAGCGTCAGCTTCCGCCGGGTCCCTGGGGTTGGCCCGTCGTCGGTCATCTATTTAGCCTCGGTTCCCGACCCGACCTAACTTTTCAGAAGCTCTCAGAAAGATTCGGTAGAGTGTTCAGCTTGAAAATCGGCACGAGGCTAGTTGTAGTCATCAGTGACCCGGATGTCGTGCGGGAGGCGTTCTTGCGACAAGGAGCTGTAACTAGCGGAAGAATACAACACCAATGGGGCTTGCTCGCTTTTGGAGAACAAGACG AATGGCGGATAGTTTCTAATGAAGGACCGACGTGGAAGCTCATTAGGAAGATAATCGGTCCCGCCCTTCGTGATATCGGTCCATCAGGGAGTAAACTGGAGTCCATCATGCTGGAAGAAGTCGATCATCTTCTGGAAGTGTTAGATGCCCACGCTGACCGGATGGAAGGCTTTGATCCTAGTGACCACGTTATGATGGCAGCCTCGAATGTCATGTGTTCTCTGTTACACGGATCGCGCTTCGACTACAACGATGAGATGTTCTGCCACATACTGAAGGCTGCCAAGGTGATAGTGGGATGCCCAGGAAATAGATTTCTGATGAATATCTTTCCGTTTATGTACTACACGGAACCTTGGCGCCCGCTTCGAGAAAGTGGCGCCTTCCTGCGTAAACAGATGCTAAACTTTGTTGAGCGAGCGAAGGAGCACGGCGCCAGTGGCGAAGAGGTCAGTAGTCTGACCAGAAACATCTTAAACGAACTTCAGTCGACAAGCGAGGGCGATGTTGCAGACGCCAGCATTGTCGAGGAAAAGGGTATGTGGAGAATGCTGCTGGATCTTATTCTCGCGGGCTCCGATACCACTGCATGTACGATCCGATGGTCTCTCGTCATCATGGCATTTTACCCGGATGTACAGAGAAAG GTGCATGACGAACTGGACTTGAAGATCGGAGCGAAAAAGACGCTGACCCAACACGACCGCACAAAGACTCCCTACGTGGTGGCAACGTTACTAGAGGTGATACGTCTTCGGCCACTCGGCCCGCTCGGAATTCCGCATCTAACGTCACGGGAAACTCGGCTCGGGGATTACCTCATTCCGAAGGGCACGACGCTCTATGCGAACTTTATGGCCATGAACCACAGCGAGGCGTTCTGGGACGAGCCCGAGAGTTGTCGGCCGGAACGGTTTCTAGACAAAGGCACTGGCTGCGTCTTGAAGGCACACCCTGCCTTCATGCCATTCGGA CGATACCGGATTGAGTTCCCCCCAGGAAACAAGCCCGACGAACTGGACGATGGGGTCTTTGAAGACATCATCCTGCATCCCCGACAGTGCAAGTTGGTTATCAGAAGACGTTGA